One region of Microbacterium sufflavum genomic DNA includes:
- a CDS encoding undecaprenyl-diphosphate phosphatase codes for MHLFEALILGIVQGLTEFLPISSSAHLRILGTFLPSGEDPGAAFTAITQIGTEAAVVVFFWRDIVRIVSQWFRSLSGAVPRNDPDARMGWLIIIGSVPIVVLGLLFQDQIETVFRSLWLVAIMLILFGILLGIADYVGAKRRKLGDLTYPHGIAFGFAQALALIPGVSRSGGTITMGLFLGYERAAAARYAFLLAIPAVFGSGFYQVFKSWGEPSFFSFGDTLAATGVAFVVALGVIAFFMSWISKRSFLPFVIYRILLGTVLLVLLGMGVIPA; via the coding sequence ATGCATCTGTTCGAAGCGCTCATCCTGGGGATCGTCCAGGGACTGACCGAGTTCCTCCCGATCTCATCGAGTGCGCATCTGCGCATCCTCGGGACCTTCCTGCCGTCGGGGGAGGACCCGGGTGCGGCGTTCACCGCCATCACGCAGATCGGCACCGAGGCCGCCGTCGTCGTGTTCTTCTGGCGCGACATCGTCCGCATCGTGTCCCAGTGGTTCCGCTCGCTCAGCGGCGCGGTGCCGCGCAACGACCCGGATGCGCGCATGGGGTGGCTGATCATCATCGGCAGCGTTCCGATCGTCGTGCTCGGTCTGCTGTTCCAGGACCAGATCGAGACGGTGTTCCGTTCGCTGTGGCTCGTGGCGATCATGCTCATCCTGTTCGGCATCCTGCTCGGAATCGCCGACTACGTGGGCGCCAAGCGGCGCAAGCTCGGAGATCTGACGTATCCGCACGGCATCGCGTTCGGTTTCGCGCAGGCTCTCGCGCTGATCCCCGGCGTCTCGCGGTCGGGCGGCACGATCACGATGGGGCTGTTCCTGGGCTACGAGCGGGCGGCTGCTGCGCGCTATGCCTTCCTGCTCGCGATCCCCGCCGTCTTCGGCAGCGGCTTCTACCAGGTGTTCAAGAGCTGGGGCGAGCCGTCGTTCTTCTCCTTCGGCGACACGCTCGCGGCCACCGGTGTCGCCTTCGTGGTGGCGCTCGGAGTGATCGCGTTCTTCATGAGCTGGATCTCGAAGCGCAGCTTCCTGCCGTTCGTGATCTACCGCATCCTGCTCGGCACCGTGCTGCTCGTGCTGCTGGGCATGGGCGTCATCCCCGCCTGA
- a CDS encoding HAD family hydrolase: MSSKPRAVLWDMDGTLVDTEPYWMAAETALVESFGGTWTHEDALRLVGSGLLDSAIILQDAGVDMEPEAIVSHLTDAVQQALRTQGVPFRPGARELLRDLRAADIRTGLVTMSLRRMALDVVDLIDFEAFDVVVAGDDVDNPKPHPEPYLQAAALLDVDIAEVVVIEDSPTGLRAGLASGALTLGVPHIVPLDGLGAHQLWPTLHLRGAADIAELFGAHTTTEATR, translated from the coding sequence GTGAGCAGCAAGCCCCGCGCGGTCCTCTGGGACATGGATGGAACACTCGTCGACACCGAGCCCTACTGGATGGCGGCCGAGACCGCGCTGGTCGAGTCGTTCGGAGGGACCTGGACGCACGAAGACGCCCTGCGGCTCGTCGGCAGCGGGCTCCTCGACAGCGCGATCATCCTGCAGGACGCGGGCGTCGACATGGAGCCGGAGGCGATCGTCTCGCACCTCACCGACGCCGTGCAGCAGGCGTTGCGCACGCAGGGGGTGCCGTTCCGCCCCGGGGCTCGCGAACTGCTGCGCGACCTGCGCGCCGCCGACATCCGCACGGGCCTGGTCACGATGTCGCTGCGCCGGATGGCCCTGGATGTGGTGGACCTGATCGACTTCGAGGCCTTCGACGTCGTCGTCGCCGGCGACGACGTGGACAATCCCAAGCCCCACCCTGAGCCGTACCTGCAGGCCGCTGCCCTGCTGGATGTCGACATCGCGGAGGTCGTGGTGATCGAGGACTCCCCGACGGGGCTGCGAGCGGGTCTCGCGTCGGGGGCGCTCACGCTGGGAGTGCCGCACATCGTGCCGCTCGACGGCCTCGGCGCCCACCAACTCTGGCCCACACTGCACCTCCGCGGTGCCGCGGACATCGCCGAGCTGTTCGGCGCGCACACGACCACGGAGGCGACCCGATGA
- a CDS encoding M20/M25/M40 family metallo-hydrolase, with translation MTDPSLPEVARVASDLIRFDTSNYGGGNAKGEREAAEYVGAYLEALGLPVEYYEPVPRRTNVMARVRGRDASKPALVVHGHLDVVPAVAEDWSVDPFAGIVRDGMLWGRGAVDMKNMDAMILTSVADILRAGEQPERDLVLAFFADEENGGVEGSALVVKDRPEWFAGATDAISEVGGYSISVDDRRAYLLQVGEKALIWIRLVATGRAGHGSRLHEENAVTRLAEAVAAIGRTRWPIRLTPTTTALLEGLSALSGRSVDDPDALAAAAGPAEAFLRSTFRTTTNPTVLTAGYKHNVIPERAEALIDVRVIPGTEDDVLAELQQIVGDDIRIETVVRDIGMETAFSGDLVDAMVAALGRHDPGVPVIPYLLGAGTDNKALAALGITGYGFAPLRLPADLDFTGMFHGVDERVPVDSLVFGQRVLTDLLRTY, from the coding sequence ATGACCGATCCCTCGCTGCCCGAGGTCGCGCGCGTCGCGAGCGACCTCATCCGCTTCGACACATCCAACTACGGAGGCGGAAACGCGAAGGGGGAGCGGGAGGCCGCGGAGTACGTCGGCGCCTATCTGGAGGCGCTCGGGCTGCCGGTCGAGTACTACGAGCCGGTGCCGCGACGCACGAACGTCATGGCGAGGGTGCGGGGACGCGATGCGAGCAAGCCCGCCCTCGTGGTCCACGGTCACCTCGACGTCGTACCGGCGGTCGCCGAGGACTGGAGCGTCGATCCGTTCGCCGGGATCGTGCGCGACGGCATGCTGTGGGGACGAGGCGCGGTCGACATGAAGAACATGGACGCGATGATCCTCACGTCGGTCGCCGACATCCTCCGCGCGGGGGAGCAGCCGGAGCGCGATCTCGTACTCGCGTTCTTCGCCGACGAGGAGAACGGTGGTGTCGAGGGGTCGGCGCTCGTGGTCAAGGATCGCCCGGAGTGGTTCGCCGGGGCGACCGACGCGATCAGCGAGGTGGGCGGATACTCCATCTCGGTCGACGATCGCCGGGCCTATCTCCTGCAGGTGGGCGAGAAGGCGCTGATCTGGATCCGGCTGGTCGCCACCGGTCGCGCGGGCCACGGCAGTCGTCTGCATGAGGAGAACGCGGTGACCAGGCTCGCCGAGGCCGTCGCCGCGATCGGCCGCACGCGCTGGCCCATCCGACTGACGCCCACCACGACGGCGCTCCTGGAGGGCCTCAGCGCGCTCAGCGGGCGCAGCGTCGACGACCCGGACGCGCTGGCGGCGGCCGCGGGCCCGGCGGAGGCGTTCCTGCGCTCCACGTTCCGCACCACCACCAATCCGACCGTGCTCACCGCGGGATACAAGCACAACGTGATCCCCGAGCGTGCGGAGGCGCTGATCGACGTGCGCGTGATCCCCGGCACCGAGGACGACGTGCTCGCCGAGCTCCAGCAGATCGTGGGCGACGACATCCGCATCGAGACGGTGGTGCGCGACATCGGCATGGAGACGGCGTTCTCCGGCGACCTGGTCGACGCGATGGTCGCGGCTCTCGGACGCCACGATCCGGGCGTTCCGGTCATCCCGTACCTGCTCGGCGCCGGGACCGACAACAAAGCGCTGGCGGCTCTCGGCATCACCGGGTACGGCTTCGCACCGCTGCGACTGCCCGCCGACCTGGATTTCACGGGCATGTTCCATGGAGTCGACGAGCGGGTGCCCGTAGACTCTCTTGTCTTCGGTCAGCGGGTGCTGACCGATCTGCTGCGCACGTACTGA
- a CDS encoding tRNA (adenine-N1)-methyltransferase — translation MTATQRPSGPFREGDRVQLTGPKGRLHTVTLREDGELHTHHGVLRHRDLIGLPDGSVVANSSGHEYLALRPLLRDFAMSMPRGAAIVYPKDAAQIVMQADVFPGATVVEAGVGSGALSLSLLRAIGPAGTLISFERREEFADVARSNVETFFGETPDTWRVVVGDLVEALPAEVEAGSVDRVVLDMLAPWECIDAVADALTPGGVVLCYIATATQLSRVAEYIRGTGLFTDPDASETMVRGWHVEGLAVRPDHRMVAHTGFLLTARRLAPGAVAPSVKRRASKSSYSDADVELWTPGAVGDREITDKNLRKRAREAGKAAEGARQAAASRESGQSTE, via the coding sequence ATGACGGCGACCCAGCGACCGAGCGGTCCGTTCCGCGAGGGCGACCGCGTTCAGCTCACCGGCCCGAAGGGGCGCCTGCACACGGTCACGCTGCGCGAGGACGGCGAGCTGCATACGCACCACGGCGTGCTGCGGCACCGCGACCTGATCGGGCTTCCTGACGGCTCCGTCGTGGCGAACAGCTCCGGGCACGAGTATCTGGCCCTGCGCCCCCTGCTGCGCGACTTCGCGATGTCGATGCCGCGCGGTGCGGCGATCGTCTACCCGAAGGATGCAGCGCAGATCGTGATGCAGGCGGACGTCTTCCCCGGGGCGACGGTGGTCGAGGCGGGCGTCGGCTCCGGCGCGCTGTCCCTGTCGCTGTTGCGCGCGATCGGACCCGCCGGGACCCTGATCTCGTTCGAGCGGCGCGAGGAGTTCGCCGACGTGGCCCGCAGCAATGTGGAGACGTTCTTCGGCGAGACCCCCGACACCTGGCGAGTGGTGGTGGGCGATCTCGTCGAGGCCCTGCCCGCCGAGGTCGAGGCCGGTTCCGTCGACCGGGTCGTCCTCGACATGCTCGCCCCGTGGGAGTGCATCGATGCGGTGGCCGACGCGCTCACACCGGGCGGCGTGGTGCTCTGCTACATCGCGACCGCGACCCAGCTCTCGAGGGTTGCGGAGTACATCCGCGGAACCGGTCTGTTCACCGATCCCGATGCGTCGGAGACGATGGTGCGCGGTTGGCACGTCGAGGGGCTCGCGGTGCGACCGGATCACCGGATGGTGGCGCACACCGGCTTCCTCCTCACGGCCCGCCGGCTCGCGCCCGGCGCGGTCGCGCCGTCGGTCAAGCGGCGCGCGTCGAAGAGCAGCTACAGCGACGCCGACGTCGAGCTGTGGACGCCGGGGGCCGTCGGCGACCGCGAGATCACGGACAAGAACCTCCGCAAGCGGGCTCGCGAGGCGGGAAAGGCAGCCGAAGGCGCGCGCCAGGCCGCCGCGTCGCGCGAATCCGGGCAGTCGACGGAATAG
- a CDS encoding PAC2 family protein, producing the protein MDVLGPRIVIAAFDGWNDAGEAASGAIAALQSSGDYDLVHSVDPELYFDYQYTRPATRMDAEGRRQLTWPEAGLWRPRNPGPGPEFWLLTGAEPARTWQAFASEFIDVALRDDVTGFVTLGAMLSDVPHTRPISIFASSQNDQVREAHGLERSVYEGPVGILTVFEHFAENAGIPSVSLWASVPHYVASAAPSPKVTLALLDRLEELTGVDVDRRHLRTEAAAWEASIDAAASEDEEMAEYIRQLERTRDTWDSPDASGDAIAQAFERYLRRRDDGPGDRKR; encoded by the coding sequence GTGGATGTCCTCGGTCCCCGCATCGTCATCGCCGCGTTCGACGGCTGGAACGATGCGGGCGAAGCGGCCAGCGGCGCGATCGCGGCGCTGCAGTCGTCCGGCGACTACGACCTCGTGCATTCCGTCGACCCCGAGCTGTACTTCGACTACCAGTACACGCGTCCCGCCACTCGCATGGATGCGGAGGGGCGCCGTCAGCTCACCTGGCCGGAGGCCGGGCTCTGGCGTCCGCGGAACCCCGGGCCCGGCCCGGAGTTCTGGCTGCTCACCGGCGCCGAGCCCGCCCGCACCTGGCAGGCGTTCGCCTCGGAGTTCATCGACGTCGCGCTGCGCGACGACGTCACCGGTTTCGTGACCCTCGGCGCGATGCTGTCGGACGTGCCGCACACCCGACCCATCTCGATCTTCGCCTCGAGCCAGAACGACCAGGTGCGTGAGGCGCACGGCCTCGAGCGATCGGTGTACGAAGGTCCCGTCGGCATCCTCACGGTGTTCGAGCACTTCGCGGAGAACGCCGGGATCCCCTCGGTCAGCCTCTGGGCCAGCGTGCCCCACTACGTCGCCTCTGCCGCCCCCTCGCCGAAGGTGACGCTCGCCCTCCTCGACCGACTCGAGGAGCTCACCGGTGTCGACGTCGACCGCCGGCACCTGCGCACCGAGGCAGCCGCATGGGAGGCGTCGATCGACGCTGCGGCATCCGAGGACGAGGAGATGGCCGAGTACATCCGTCAGCTGGAGCGCACGCGCGACACCTGGGACTCGCCCGATGCCTCCGGCGACGCGATCGCCCAGGCGTTCGAACGCTACCTGCGCCGCCGCGACGACGGTCCGGGCGACCGCAAGCGCTGA
- the tatA gene encoding Sec-independent protein translocase subunit TatA has translation MFAGMQGWHLLIVLAVILLLFGAAKLPALAKSMGQSARVFKGEMKAMKEEDATRAESAVAEPTSVKDTGAEPETPPRA, from the coding sequence ATGTTCGCTGGAATGCAAGGCTGGCACCTGCTGATCGTGCTCGCCGTCATCCTCCTTCTCTTCGGCGCTGCCAAGCTGCCGGCGCTCGCGAAGAGCATGGGGCAGTCCGCCCGCGTGTTCAAGGGTGAGATGAAGGCGATGAAGGAAGAAGATGCGACGCGCGCCGAGTCCGCCGTCGCTGAGCCCACCTCGGTGAAGGACACGGGCGCCGAACCTGAGACTCCGCCTCGCGCCTGA
- a CDS encoding VIT1/CCC1 transporter family protein, with translation MTAPAAADSTASDRRRWARYLVEERAEGAVYSRLAARRTGEERAILLGLAEAERRHEKHWLDLLGGEPRRLPRAGLRSRLLGWMAGRFGSIFVLALAQSAEARSPYDAERWATPAMRADEKVHHEVVRGLAARGRRRLSGSFRAAVFGANDGLVSNLALVLGIGATGVSSGFVLFSGIAGLLAGALSMGAGEFVSVRSQRELLAATEANEDAAAAAADLDIDENELALVYRARGMDQTESLARARRIVSAAQEGVRRAATGPVAVQGADDHEIVGSDWTAAISSFLLFASGAIVPVLPWIFGLEGPTAIIVALVLVGIALLSTGAMVGVLSGGPPLRRALRQLAIGFGAAAITYALGLLFGVGAV, from the coding sequence ATGACTGCCCCTGCCGCCGCGGATTCGACGGCCTCTGACCGCCGCCGATGGGCCCGCTACCTCGTGGAGGAGCGCGCCGAGGGAGCCGTGTACAGCCGCCTCGCCGCCCGTCGGACGGGGGAGGAGCGCGCGATCCTGCTGGGACTGGCCGAAGCCGAACGCCGGCACGAGAAGCACTGGCTCGATCTGCTCGGCGGTGAACCGCGGCGGCTTCCGAGGGCGGGCCTGCGCTCGCGTCTTCTCGGCTGGATGGCGGGACGGTTCGGGTCGATCTTCGTCCTCGCGCTGGCGCAGAGTGCCGAGGCTCGGTCGCCGTACGATGCCGAGCGCTGGGCGACCCCTGCGATGCGCGCTGACGAGAAGGTCCACCACGAGGTCGTGCGCGGCCTGGCGGCGCGCGGACGGCGACGGCTCTCCGGCTCCTTCCGTGCGGCGGTGTTCGGCGCCAACGACGGTCTCGTGAGCAATCTCGCCCTCGTGCTCGGCATCGGGGCGACCGGGGTGAGCTCGGGCTTCGTCCTGTTCAGCGGGATCGCCGGCCTACTGGCCGGGGCGCTGTCGATGGGTGCGGGCGAGTTCGTGTCGGTGCGGTCGCAGCGCGAGCTGCTCGCGGCGACGGAGGCCAATGAGGACGCCGCGGCCGCCGCCGCCGACCTCGACATCGACGAGAACGAACTGGCCCTCGTGTACCGCGCCCGCGGGATGGATCAGACGGAGTCGCTCGCCCGGGCTCGTCGGATCGTGTCGGCCGCCCAGGAGGGCGTGCGTCGGGCGGCCACGGGTCCGGTCGCGGTCCAGGGGGCCGACGACCACGAGATCGTCGGCAGCGACTGGACGGCGGCCATCTCGAGCTTCCTGCTGTTCGCGTCCGGAGCGATCGTGCCCGTCCTCCCGTGGATCTTCGGGCTCGAGGGGCCCACGGCGATCATCGTCGCCCTCGTCCTGGTTGGCATCGCGCTGCTGAGCACGGGAGCCATGGTCGGGGTGCTGTCGGGCGGGCCGCCCCTGCGCCGCGCCCTGCGTCAGCTCGCGATCGGCTTCGGAGCCGCGGCGATCACCTATGCGCTGGGCCTGCTGTTCGGCGTGGGTGCCGTCTGA
- the tatC gene encoding twin-arginine translocase subunit TatC — translation MSLGAHLVELRKRLMYAALALVVGMVIAFIVADPVIHFITEPIRIITEKRGDDFSALNFGTVTAAFDMRMRIAFSIGLFLSAPIWLWQVWAFIMPGLTRKEIKYTVGFVLAAVPLFFAGCYLGVMIMPHVIELMWSFTPEGGTNFYYAQEYYDFVFKLMIVIGVSFVLPVFLVALNLAGVMSGRAILKGWRVAVLIATIFAALATPAADVVSMLMLAGILIVLFFAAAGLSLLFDRRKRKRDAAAGIVPDAV, via the coding sequence ATGTCGCTCGGCGCGCATCTCGTCGAGCTGCGGAAGCGTCTCATGTACGCTGCCCTCGCGCTGGTGGTCGGCATGGTGATCGCGTTCATCGTCGCGGACCCGGTCATCCACTTCATCACGGAGCCCATCCGGATCATCACCGAGAAACGCGGCGACGATTTCAGCGCGCTGAACTTCGGCACGGTGACCGCGGCCTTCGACATGCGCATGCGCATCGCCTTCTCGATCGGGCTGTTCCTGTCCGCGCCCATCTGGCTGTGGCAGGTCTGGGCGTTCATCATGCCGGGGCTCACGCGCAAGGAGATCAAGTACACGGTCGGCTTCGTGCTCGCCGCGGTTCCGCTCTTCTTCGCCGGCTGCTACCTCGGCGTCATGATCATGCCGCACGTGATCGAACTCATGTGGAGCTTCACCCCCGAGGGCGGGACGAACTTCTACTACGCGCAGGAGTACTACGACTTCGTCTTCAAGCTGATGATCGTGATCGGGGTGTCGTTCGTGCTCCCGGTGTTCCTGGTCGCGCTGAACCTGGCCGGCGTCATGTCGGGTCGCGCCATCCTCAAGGGTTGGCGAGTCGCGGTCCTCATCGCGACGATCTTCGCCGCCCTCGCGACTCCCGCCGCCGACGTCGTGAGCATGCTGATGCTCGCCGGGATCCTCATCGTGCTGTTCTTCGCCGCCGCGGGACTCTCTCTGCTCTTCGATCGGCGCAAACGGAAGAGGGATGCGGCCGCCGGCATCGTCCCTGACGCCGTATGA
- a CDS encoding helix-turn-helix transcriptional regulator produces MSPQQKPLLAADRVRLYLTLVPYLLEHGQVSLAEAAEEFGVTPREMRAMVEKLTVIGLPGEAGFWQQPQEMFDINWDLLELEDVIEITNDVALRRVPRFTAREAAALLAGLQMVAAVPAVSDSGLVAGLISKLSRGAADAPADVVVAPSAVDEVRSVVSRGLQQGVAVSFTYQAPDSTPTTRTVDPVQILITNGQWYLQGWCHMREAMRTFHLDRVSEPTLTDIPSTHGGDQVPEAFAGLEDEGEVTVRVPERLAPLLSGFLPAEAMEPANGVVTARLHLADPRGIKRLAARFGGAMEVREPGVARSATREWAEAGLALYHQPDTQD; encoded by the coding sequence ATGAGCCCGCAGCAGAAGCCGCTCCTTGCCGCTGATCGCGTACGTCTGTACCTGACACTCGTTCCCTACCTGCTCGAGCACGGGCAGGTATCTCTCGCGGAGGCCGCGGAGGAGTTCGGCGTCACGCCGCGCGAGATGCGCGCGATGGTCGAGAAGCTCACCGTGATCGGATTGCCGGGCGAGGCCGGATTCTGGCAGCAGCCTCAGGAGATGTTCGACATCAACTGGGACCTGCTCGAGCTGGAGGACGTCATCGAGATCACGAACGACGTCGCGCTGCGCCGGGTTCCGCGGTTCACCGCCCGGGAGGCCGCCGCGCTCCTGGCCGGGCTGCAGATGGTGGCGGCCGTTCCGGCGGTCTCCGACTCGGGTCTCGTCGCCGGTCTGATCTCGAAGCTCTCCCGCGGTGCGGCCGATGCCCCCGCCGATGTCGTCGTGGCGCCAAGCGCCGTCGACGAGGTCCGCTCCGTGGTGTCGCGCGGGCTGCAGCAGGGCGTCGCCGTCTCGTTCACCTACCAGGCGCCTGACTCGACTCCGACCACGCGCACCGTCGATCCCGTCCAGATCCTGATCACGAACGGGCAGTGGTACCTGCAGGGATGGTGCCACATGCGCGAGGCGATGCGTACCTTCCACCTGGATCGGGTGAGCGAGCCGACGCTGACCGACATCCCCAGTACCCACGGCGGTGACCAGGTTCCCGAGGCGTTCGCCGGTCTGGAGGACGAAGGCGAGGTCACGGTGCGCGTGCCGGAGCGGCTCGCCCCGCTGCTCAGCGGGTTCCTGCCGGCGGAAGCGATGGAGCCCGCGAACGGCGTCGTGACGGCCCGTCTGCATCTGGCGGACCCGCGCGGCATCAAGCGCCTCGCGGCCAGGTTCGGCGGAGCGATGGAAGTCCGGGAGCCGGGAGTCGCTCGGTCGGCGACGCGTGAGTGGGCGGAGGCGGGACTCGCGCTGTACCACCAGCCCGATACGCAGGATTGA
- a CDS encoding helix-turn-helix transcriptional regulator yields the protein MAARIPAEERLTNLVVALMATEIGLTKQQILDNVSGYRQRADAGTRSDALEKMFERDKDELRSLGVPIETIGDAADPNDLREARYRIPQAEYDLPSDIEFTAAELAVLRLAGSVWSAESVSGDAQSGVRKIRALGIDGDEPIIGFAPRITARDAAFSPLQDAIERSRVVSFDYLKPGEDAPRRRRVRPLALVDYEARWHVYGVDVDVEEDRTFLLSRIVGDVAVSATSFDPALREGAGERALSGLEQVAAANSALLEVTPGTEAALRLGRRATAAAQGIRVPFVDLHILADELASYGPEVRVVEPAPLRDAVVARLSAVVDAHTDTGARA from the coding sequence ATGGCCGCCCGGATCCCTGCCGAAGAGCGCCTGACGAACCTCGTCGTGGCGCTGATGGCGACGGAGATCGGGCTGACGAAGCAGCAGATCCTCGACAACGTCTCGGGGTATCGGCAGCGGGCGGACGCGGGTACGCGCTCCGATGCCCTGGAGAAGATGTTCGAGCGCGACAAGGACGAGCTCCGGTCGCTCGGCGTGCCGATCGAGACGATCGGCGATGCTGCCGACCCGAACGATCTCCGGGAGGCGCGGTACCGCATCCCCCAAGCGGAGTACGACCTGCCGAGCGACATCGAGTTCACCGCGGCGGAGCTCGCGGTGCTGCGCCTGGCGGGAAGCGTGTGGAGTGCGGAGTCGGTCTCGGGCGACGCCCAGTCGGGCGTGCGCAAGATCCGCGCTCTCGGTATCGACGGCGATGAGCCGATCATCGGCTTCGCTCCGCGCATCACCGCACGGGACGCGGCCTTCTCTCCGCTGCAGGACGCGATCGAGCGCAGCCGTGTGGTGTCGTTCGACTATCTGAAGCCCGGGGAGGATGCGCCGCGTCGTCGCCGCGTCCGGCCGTTGGCACTGGTGGACTATGAGGCGCGCTGGCACGTCTACGGGGTCGATGTGGATGTGGAGGAGGACCGCACCTTCCTGCTGAGCCGCATCGTGGGCGACGTGGCGGTGAGCGCGACGTCGTTCGACCCCGCCCTGCGCGAGGGAGCGGGGGAGCGCGCGCTGAGCGGACTCGAGCAGGTCGCGGCGGCGAACTCCGCGCTTCTGGAGGTGACTCCGGGCACCGAGGCCGCGCTGAGGCTCGGACGACGCGCGACCGCCGCCGCGCAGGGCATCCGCGTGCCATTCGTGGACCTGCACATCCTCGCCGACGAGCTGGCCTCGTACGGTCCCGAGGTACGGGTGGTCGAGCCTGCCCCGCTGCGTGACGCCGTGGTCGCCCGGTTGTCCGCTGTCGTGGATGCGCACACCGACACGGGGGCACGCGCATGA